In Hevea brasiliensis isolate MT/VB/25A 57/8 chromosome 13, ASM3005281v1, whole genome shotgun sequence, a single genomic region encodes these proteins:
- the LOC131171800 gene encoding leucine-rich repeat receptor protein kinase HPCA1-like isoform X3 yields the protein MFYSEMNPKILVFVLVASLQICSIAALTDIDDFAALKALMDLWENTPPSWEGTDPCGDQWDGIKCINSRVNSIQLSSMGLKGQLSGYISDLQELQTIDLSYNKDLGGPLPTSIGSLKKLENLIMVGCGFFGPIPDSIGSLQQLVFLSLNSNKFSGQIPPSIGNLSQLFWLDLTDNKLEGPIPISTGTTPGLDMLIKTKHFHLGKNQLSGRIPPELFSSDMRLKHVLFDSNKLTGSIPSTLGLVQTLEVVRLDRNSLTGPVPSNLNKLTNVSDLVMENTQLQGQIPTRFFSLPYLQTVDLSNNTLNGTLDIGTSYRDRLQLIDLRNNLIAEYSPIPGQKQVEVILVNNLVCKETGVSADYCTIPRPNSSNVSLPNNCEPIPCRSNQISSPKCKCAYPYTGLLVFIAPSFSVLDNKTNYILLVQQLMDSFSSKQLPVDSVSISNQRKDPFSYLELKLEVFPSNQDHFNRSVISQIAFVLSNANFNPTKPFGPYFFHGDSYQYFAGEATGSNNSLNTGIIIGAVAGGSALVLLLLLAGVYAYHQKKRAERATERNNPFAHWDSTKSSGAGVPQLKGARCFSFEELKKYTSNFSEANNIGSGGYGKVYRGILPSGELIAIKRAQQISLQGGLEFKTEIELLSRVHHKNLVSLLGFCFDQGEQMLIYEFVPNGSLWDSLSAGKSGTRLDWIRRLKIALGSARGLAYLHELANPPIIHRDIKTTNILLDERLNAKVADFGLSKLMGDTEKGHVTTQVKGTMGYLDPEYYMTQLLTEKSDVYSFGVVMLELLTARKPIERGKYIVREVKMAMDRKKDLYNLHEFLDPGIGLETTLKGLNKFVDLALECVKESGADRPKMGEVVKEIEDILQLAGLNPNNESASTSASYEEAAKGSPRHPYSKDSFDYSGAFPPSKIQPQ from the exons ATGTTTTATTCGGAGATGAATCCAAAAATTCTGGTTTTTGTGCTGGTTGCTTCCCTCCAGATTTGTAGCATAGCAGCACTGACTGACATTGATGATT TTGCTGCATTGAAGGCTCTTATGGATTTGTGGGAAAACACGCCACCTAGCTGGGAAGGTACAGACCCTTGTGGAGACCAATGGGACGGCATAAAGTGCATCAATTCACGTGTGAATTCCAT ACAATTGTCAAGTATGGGATTGAAAGGACAGCTGTCTGGATATATCTCAGACTTGCAAGAACTTCAAACTAT AGATCTATCATACAACAAGGATTTGGGAGGACCTCTGCCAACATCAATTGGGAGTCTGAAGAAGCTAGAAAACTT AATTATGGTTGGTTGTGGTTTCTTTGGTCCTATCCCCGATTCAATAGGATCACTGCAGCAGCTGGTTTTTTT ATCTCTAAATTCTAATAAATTCAGTGGTCAAATTCCACCTTCAATTGGCAATCTATCTCAACTTTTTTGGCTGGATCTAACTGACAATAAGCTTGAAGGGCCCATCCCCATCTCCACAGGGACTACACCTGGTCTTGATATGCTAATTAAAACAAAACACTT TCATCTTGGAAAGAATCAGCTTTCAGGCAGAATCCCACCTGAACTTTTCAGTTCGGACATGCGTCTCAAACATGT GCTTTTTGACAGCAACAAGCTCACTGGCAGTATTCCTTCTACCCTTGGCCTTGTGCAGACTTTGGAGGTTGT GCGCCTTGACAGGAATTCATTGACTGGACCTGTCCCTTCAAACCTCAACAAACTTACCAATGTCAGTGATTT AGTGATGGAAAATACACAACTTCAAGGACAAATTCCAACTCGCTTCTTCAGCCTTCCTTATTTACAGACAGT GGATCTAAGTAACAATACACTCAATGGCACTTTAGATATTGGAACAAGCTACAGAGACCGACTGCAACTCATTGATTTAAGAAACAATTTAATTGCTGAGTATTCTCCAATACCAGGACAAAAGCAAGTTGAAGTAAT ACTCGTGAACAACCTAGTTTGCAAGGAAACAGGAGTATCGGCAGATTACTGTACCATTCCCAGACCTAATTCTTCTAATGTGTCACTACCAAATAATTGTGAGCCTATTCCCTGCCGTTCAAATCAGATATCCAGCCCCAAATGTAAATGTGCATATCCATACACAGGACTTCTAGTTTTCATAGCTCCTTCATTCTCAGTCTTGGACAACAAAACAAATTATATTTTACTCGTGCAGCAACTAATGGATTCTTTTAGTTCCAAGCAACTTCCTGTGGATTCAGTTTCTATAAGTAATCAGAGAAAGGATCCATTTTCGTACTTAGAATTAAAACTTGAAGTCTTTCCATCTAACCAAGATCATTTCAATCGAAGTGTTATTTCTCAGATTGCGTTTGTACTAAGCAACGCCAATTTCAATCCTACAAAACCATTTGGACCTTACTTTTTTCATGGAGATTCTTATCAGTATTTTGCTG GAGAGGCTACAGGATCAAACAACTCATTAAACACTGGCATTATCATTGGAGCCGTTGCTGGTGGTTCTGCCCTTGTACTATTGTTGCTTCTTGCAGGGGTTTATGCTTACCATCAAAAGAAGAGAGCAGAAAGAGCAACTGAACGGAACAATCCTTTCG CACACTGGGATTCAACTAAGAGCAGTGGTGCTGGTGTTCCTCAATTAAAAGGGGCCAGATGCTTTTCTTTTGAAGAGCTTAAAAAATACACCAGTAATTTTTCAGAAGCAAATAATATTGGATCTGGTGGTTATGGAAAG GTATATAGAGGAATCCTTCCCAGTGGAGAATTGATTGCCATAAAACGAGCTCAACAAATATCATTGCAGGGTGGGCTAGAATTCAAAACTGAGATTGAACTTCTATCAAGAGTGCATCATAAAAATCTTGTAAGCCTTTTGGGATTTTGCTTTGACCAAGGTGAGCAAATGCTCATTTATGAATTTGTGCCAAATGGGAGTCTCTGGGACAGTCTTTCAG CAGGGAAGTCGGGAACCAGGTTGGACTGGATTAGGAGACTTAAAATAGCCCTTGGTTCAGCCAGAGGTCTGGCATATCTACATGAACTTGCAAACCCTCCCATTATCCATAGGGACATAAAGACCACCAACATACTTTTGGATGAACGCTTAAATGCGAAAGTTGCTGATTTTGGCCTCTCCAAGCTTATGGGTGACACTGAAAAGGGTCATGTTACCACTCAAGTTAAAGGGACAATG GGTTATTTGGATCCTGAATATTACATGACTCAGCTGTTAACTGAGAAGAGTGACGTTTATAGCTTCGGAGTTGTGATGCTAGAGCTACTAACTGCAAGAAAGCCAATAGAACGTGGAAAATACATAGTGAGAGAGGTAAAGATGGCAATGGATAGAAAAAAAGATCTATATAATCTCCATGAATTTCTTGACCCAGGCATTGGTCTAGAAACAACactgaaaggtctgaataagTTTGTGGATCTGGCATTGGAATGTGTGAAAGAGTCAGGAGCAGACAGGCCTAAAATGGGTGAAGTGGTGAAAGAGATAGAGGACATCTTGCAGCTTGCTGGTTTAAACCCCAATAATGAATCGGCATCTACTTCAGCAAGTTACGAGGAAGCAGCCAAGGGAAGTCCTCGTCATCCTTACAGTAAAGATTCCTTTGATTATAGTGGGGCATTTCCACCTTCAAAGATACAGCCTCAATAA
- the LOC131171800 gene encoding leucine-rich repeat receptor protein kinase HPCA1-like isoform X2, producing MFYSEMNPKILVFVLVASLQICSIAALTDIDDFAALKALMDLWENTPPSWEGTDPCGDQWDGIKCINSRVNSIQLSSMGLKGQLSGYISDLQELQTIDLSYNKDLGGPLPTSIGSLKKLENLIMVGCGFFGPIPDSIGSLQQLVFLSLNSNKFSGQIPPSIGNLSQLFWLDLTDNKLEGPIPISTGTTPGLDMLIKTKHFHLGKNQLSGRIPPELFSSDMRLKHVLFDSNKLTGSIPSTLGLVQTLEVVRLDRNSLTGPVPSNLNKLTNVSDLFLSNNKLSGPLPNLTGMNILSYLDMSNNSFDASNFPPWISTLQSLTTLVMENTQLQGQIPTRFFSLPYLQTVDLSNNTLNGTLDIGTSYRDRLQLIDLRNNLIAEYSPIPGQKQVEVILVNNLVCKETGVSADYCTIPRPNSSNVSLPNNCEPIPCRSNQISSPKCKCAYPYTGLLVFIAPSFSVLDNKTNYILLVQQLMDSFSSKQLPVDSVSISNQRKDPFSYLELKLEVFPSNQDHFNRSVISQIAFVLSNANFNPTKPFGPYFFHGDSYQYFAGEATGSNNSLNTGIIIGAVAGGSALVLLLLLAGVYAYHQKKRAERATERNNPFAHWDSTKSSGAGVPQLKGARCFSFEELKKYTSNFSEANNIGSGGYGKVYRGILPSGELIAIKRAQQISLQGGLEFKTEIELLSRVHHKNLVSLLGFCFDQGEQMLIYEFVPNGSLWDSLSGKSGTRLDWIRRLKIALGSARGLAYLHELANPPIIHRDIKTTNILLDERLNAKVADFGLSKLMGDTEKGHVTTQVKGTMGYLDPEYYMTQLLTEKSDVYSFGVVMLELLTARKPIERGKYIVREVKMAMDRKKDLYNLHEFLDPGIGLETTLKGLNKFVDLALECVKESGADRPKMGEVVKEIEDILQLAGLNPNNESASTSASYEEAAKGSPRHPYSKDSFDYSGAFPPSKIQPQ from the exons ATGTTTTATTCGGAGATGAATCCAAAAATTCTGGTTTTTGTGCTGGTTGCTTCCCTCCAGATTTGTAGCATAGCAGCACTGACTGACATTGATGATT TTGCTGCATTGAAGGCTCTTATGGATTTGTGGGAAAACACGCCACCTAGCTGGGAAGGTACAGACCCTTGTGGAGACCAATGGGACGGCATAAAGTGCATCAATTCACGTGTGAATTCCAT ACAATTGTCAAGTATGGGATTGAAAGGACAGCTGTCTGGATATATCTCAGACTTGCAAGAACTTCAAACTAT AGATCTATCATACAACAAGGATTTGGGAGGACCTCTGCCAACATCAATTGGGAGTCTGAAGAAGCTAGAAAACTT AATTATGGTTGGTTGTGGTTTCTTTGGTCCTATCCCCGATTCAATAGGATCACTGCAGCAGCTGGTTTTTTT ATCTCTAAATTCTAATAAATTCAGTGGTCAAATTCCACCTTCAATTGGCAATCTATCTCAACTTTTTTGGCTGGATCTAACTGACAATAAGCTTGAAGGGCCCATCCCCATCTCCACAGGGACTACACCTGGTCTTGATATGCTAATTAAAACAAAACACTT TCATCTTGGAAAGAATCAGCTTTCAGGCAGAATCCCACCTGAACTTTTCAGTTCGGACATGCGTCTCAAACATGT GCTTTTTGACAGCAACAAGCTCACTGGCAGTATTCCTTCTACCCTTGGCCTTGTGCAGACTTTGGAGGTTGT GCGCCTTGACAGGAATTCATTGACTGGACCTGTCCCTTCAAACCTCAACAAACTTACCAATGTCAGTGATTT GTTTTTGTCCAACAATAAATTGAGTGGACCTCTTCCCAACCTTACTGGAATGAATATTCTCAGTTACTT GGACATGAGCAATAATAGTTTTGATGCATCTAATTTTCCACCTTGGATTTCTACCTTGCAGTCTTTGACAACATT AGTGATGGAAAATACACAACTTCAAGGACAAATTCCAACTCGCTTCTTCAGCCTTCCTTATTTACAGACAGT GGATCTAAGTAACAATACACTCAATGGCACTTTAGATATTGGAACAAGCTACAGAGACCGACTGCAACTCATTGATTTAAGAAACAATTTAATTGCTGAGTATTCTCCAATACCAGGACAAAAGCAAGTTGAAGTAAT ACTCGTGAACAACCTAGTTTGCAAGGAAACAGGAGTATCGGCAGATTACTGTACCATTCCCAGACCTAATTCTTCTAATGTGTCACTACCAAATAATTGTGAGCCTATTCCCTGCCGTTCAAATCAGATATCCAGCCCCAAATGTAAATGTGCATATCCATACACAGGACTTCTAGTTTTCATAGCTCCTTCATTCTCAGTCTTGGACAACAAAACAAATTATATTTTACTCGTGCAGCAACTAATGGATTCTTTTAGTTCCAAGCAACTTCCTGTGGATTCAGTTTCTATAAGTAATCAGAGAAAGGATCCATTTTCGTACTTAGAATTAAAACTTGAAGTCTTTCCATCTAACCAAGATCATTTCAATCGAAGTGTTATTTCTCAGATTGCGTTTGTACTAAGCAACGCCAATTTCAATCCTACAAAACCATTTGGACCTTACTTTTTTCATGGAGATTCTTATCAGTATTTTGCTG GAGAGGCTACAGGATCAAACAACTCATTAAACACTGGCATTATCATTGGAGCCGTTGCTGGTGGTTCTGCCCTTGTACTATTGTTGCTTCTTGCAGGGGTTTATGCTTACCATCAAAAGAAGAGAGCAGAAAGAGCAACTGAACGGAACAATCCTTTCG CACACTGGGATTCAACTAAGAGCAGTGGTGCTGGTGTTCCTCAATTAAAAGGGGCCAGATGCTTTTCTTTTGAAGAGCTTAAAAAATACACCAGTAATTTTTCAGAAGCAAATAATATTGGATCTGGTGGTTATGGAAAG GTATATAGAGGAATCCTTCCCAGTGGAGAATTGATTGCCATAAAACGAGCTCAACAAATATCATTGCAGGGTGGGCTAGAATTCAAAACTGAGATTGAACTTCTATCAAGAGTGCATCATAAAAATCTTGTAAGCCTTTTGGGATTTTGCTTTGACCAAGGTGAGCAAATGCTCATTTATGAATTTGTGCCAAATGGGAGTCTCTGGGACAGTCTTTCAG GGAAGTCGGGAACCAGGTTGGACTGGATTAGGAGACTTAAAATAGCCCTTGGTTCAGCCAGAGGTCTGGCATATCTACATGAACTTGCAAACCCTCCCATTATCCATAGGGACATAAAGACCACCAACATACTTTTGGATGAACGCTTAAATGCGAAAGTTGCTGATTTTGGCCTCTCCAAGCTTATGGGTGACACTGAAAAGGGTCATGTTACCACTCAAGTTAAAGGGACAATG GGTTATTTGGATCCTGAATATTACATGACTCAGCTGTTAACTGAGAAGAGTGACGTTTATAGCTTCGGAGTTGTGATGCTAGAGCTACTAACTGCAAGAAAGCCAATAGAACGTGGAAAATACATAGTGAGAGAGGTAAAGATGGCAATGGATAGAAAAAAAGATCTATATAATCTCCATGAATTTCTTGACCCAGGCATTGGTCTAGAAACAACactgaaaggtctgaataagTTTGTGGATCTGGCATTGGAATGTGTGAAAGAGTCAGGAGCAGACAGGCCTAAAATGGGTGAAGTGGTGAAAGAGATAGAGGACATCTTGCAGCTTGCTGGTTTAAACCCCAATAATGAATCGGCATCTACTTCAGCAAGTTACGAGGAAGCAGCCAAGGGAAGTCCTCGTCATCCTTACAGTAAAGATTCCTTTGATTATAGTGGGGCATTTCCACCTTCAAAGATACAGCCTCAATAA
- the LOC131171800 gene encoding leucine-rich repeat receptor protein kinase HPCA1-like isoform X1, giving the protein MFYSEMNPKILVFVLVASLQICSIAALTDIDDFAALKALMDLWENTPPSWEGTDPCGDQWDGIKCINSRVNSIQLSSMGLKGQLSGYISDLQELQTIDLSYNKDLGGPLPTSIGSLKKLENLIMVGCGFFGPIPDSIGSLQQLVFLSLNSNKFSGQIPPSIGNLSQLFWLDLTDNKLEGPIPISTGTTPGLDMLIKTKHFHLGKNQLSGRIPPELFSSDMRLKHVLFDSNKLTGSIPSTLGLVQTLEVVRLDRNSLTGPVPSNLNKLTNVSDLFLSNNKLSGPLPNLTGMNILSYLDMSNNSFDASNFPPWISTLQSLTTLVMENTQLQGQIPTRFFSLPYLQTVDLSNNTLNGTLDIGTSYRDRLQLIDLRNNLIAEYSPIPGQKQVEVILVNNLVCKETGVSADYCTIPRPNSSNVSLPNNCEPIPCRSNQISSPKCKCAYPYTGLLVFIAPSFSVLDNKTNYILLVQQLMDSFSSKQLPVDSVSISNQRKDPFSYLELKLEVFPSNQDHFNRSVISQIAFVLSNANFNPTKPFGPYFFHGDSYQYFAGEATGSNNSLNTGIIIGAVAGGSALVLLLLLAGVYAYHQKKRAERATERNNPFAHWDSTKSSGAGVPQLKGARCFSFEELKKYTSNFSEANNIGSGGYGKVYRGILPSGELIAIKRAQQISLQGGLEFKTEIELLSRVHHKNLVSLLGFCFDQGEQMLIYEFVPNGSLWDSLSAGKSGTRLDWIRRLKIALGSARGLAYLHELANPPIIHRDIKTTNILLDERLNAKVADFGLSKLMGDTEKGHVTTQVKGTMGYLDPEYYMTQLLTEKSDVYSFGVVMLELLTARKPIERGKYIVREVKMAMDRKKDLYNLHEFLDPGIGLETTLKGLNKFVDLALECVKESGADRPKMGEVVKEIEDILQLAGLNPNNESASTSASYEEAAKGSPRHPYSKDSFDYSGAFPPSKIQPQ; this is encoded by the exons ATGTTTTATTCGGAGATGAATCCAAAAATTCTGGTTTTTGTGCTGGTTGCTTCCCTCCAGATTTGTAGCATAGCAGCACTGACTGACATTGATGATT TTGCTGCATTGAAGGCTCTTATGGATTTGTGGGAAAACACGCCACCTAGCTGGGAAGGTACAGACCCTTGTGGAGACCAATGGGACGGCATAAAGTGCATCAATTCACGTGTGAATTCCAT ACAATTGTCAAGTATGGGATTGAAAGGACAGCTGTCTGGATATATCTCAGACTTGCAAGAACTTCAAACTAT AGATCTATCATACAACAAGGATTTGGGAGGACCTCTGCCAACATCAATTGGGAGTCTGAAGAAGCTAGAAAACTT AATTATGGTTGGTTGTGGTTTCTTTGGTCCTATCCCCGATTCAATAGGATCACTGCAGCAGCTGGTTTTTTT ATCTCTAAATTCTAATAAATTCAGTGGTCAAATTCCACCTTCAATTGGCAATCTATCTCAACTTTTTTGGCTGGATCTAACTGACAATAAGCTTGAAGGGCCCATCCCCATCTCCACAGGGACTACACCTGGTCTTGATATGCTAATTAAAACAAAACACTT TCATCTTGGAAAGAATCAGCTTTCAGGCAGAATCCCACCTGAACTTTTCAGTTCGGACATGCGTCTCAAACATGT GCTTTTTGACAGCAACAAGCTCACTGGCAGTATTCCTTCTACCCTTGGCCTTGTGCAGACTTTGGAGGTTGT GCGCCTTGACAGGAATTCATTGACTGGACCTGTCCCTTCAAACCTCAACAAACTTACCAATGTCAGTGATTT GTTTTTGTCCAACAATAAATTGAGTGGACCTCTTCCCAACCTTACTGGAATGAATATTCTCAGTTACTT GGACATGAGCAATAATAGTTTTGATGCATCTAATTTTCCACCTTGGATTTCTACCTTGCAGTCTTTGACAACATT AGTGATGGAAAATACACAACTTCAAGGACAAATTCCAACTCGCTTCTTCAGCCTTCCTTATTTACAGACAGT GGATCTAAGTAACAATACACTCAATGGCACTTTAGATATTGGAACAAGCTACAGAGACCGACTGCAACTCATTGATTTAAGAAACAATTTAATTGCTGAGTATTCTCCAATACCAGGACAAAAGCAAGTTGAAGTAAT ACTCGTGAACAACCTAGTTTGCAAGGAAACAGGAGTATCGGCAGATTACTGTACCATTCCCAGACCTAATTCTTCTAATGTGTCACTACCAAATAATTGTGAGCCTATTCCCTGCCGTTCAAATCAGATATCCAGCCCCAAATGTAAATGTGCATATCCATACACAGGACTTCTAGTTTTCATAGCTCCTTCATTCTCAGTCTTGGACAACAAAACAAATTATATTTTACTCGTGCAGCAACTAATGGATTCTTTTAGTTCCAAGCAACTTCCTGTGGATTCAGTTTCTATAAGTAATCAGAGAAAGGATCCATTTTCGTACTTAGAATTAAAACTTGAAGTCTTTCCATCTAACCAAGATCATTTCAATCGAAGTGTTATTTCTCAGATTGCGTTTGTACTAAGCAACGCCAATTTCAATCCTACAAAACCATTTGGACCTTACTTTTTTCATGGAGATTCTTATCAGTATTTTGCTG GAGAGGCTACAGGATCAAACAACTCATTAAACACTGGCATTATCATTGGAGCCGTTGCTGGTGGTTCTGCCCTTGTACTATTGTTGCTTCTTGCAGGGGTTTATGCTTACCATCAAAAGAAGAGAGCAGAAAGAGCAACTGAACGGAACAATCCTTTCG CACACTGGGATTCAACTAAGAGCAGTGGTGCTGGTGTTCCTCAATTAAAAGGGGCCAGATGCTTTTCTTTTGAAGAGCTTAAAAAATACACCAGTAATTTTTCAGAAGCAAATAATATTGGATCTGGTGGTTATGGAAAG GTATATAGAGGAATCCTTCCCAGTGGAGAATTGATTGCCATAAAACGAGCTCAACAAATATCATTGCAGGGTGGGCTAGAATTCAAAACTGAGATTGAACTTCTATCAAGAGTGCATCATAAAAATCTTGTAAGCCTTTTGGGATTTTGCTTTGACCAAGGTGAGCAAATGCTCATTTATGAATTTGTGCCAAATGGGAGTCTCTGGGACAGTCTTTCAG CAGGGAAGTCGGGAACCAGGTTGGACTGGATTAGGAGACTTAAAATAGCCCTTGGTTCAGCCAGAGGTCTGGCATATCTACATGAACTTGCAAACCCTCCCATTATCCATAGGGACATAAAGACCACCAACATACTTTTGGATGAACGCTTAAATGCGAAAGTTGCTGATTTTGGCCTCTCCAAGCTTATGGGTGACACTGAAAAGGGTCATGTTACCACTCAAGTTAAAGGGACAATG GGTTATTTGGATCCTGAATATTACATGACTCAGCTGTTAACTGAGAAGAGTGACGTTTATAGCTTCGGAGTTGTGATGCTAGAGCTACTAACTGCAAGAAAGCCAATAGAACGTGGAAAATACATAGTGAGAGAGGTAAAGATGGCAATGGATAGAAAAAAAGATCTATATAATCTCCATGAATTTCTTGACCCAGGCATTGGTCTAGAAACAACactgaaaggtctgaataagTTTGTGGATCTGGCATTGGAATGTGTGAAAGAGTCAGGAGCAGACAGGCCTAAAATGGGTGAAGTGGTGAAAGAGATAGAGGACATCTTGCAGCTTGCTGGTTTAAACCCCAATAATGAATCGGCATCTACTTCAGCAAGTTACGAGGAAGCAGCCAAGGGAAGTCCTCGTCATCCTTACAGTAAAGATTCCTTTGATTATAGTGGGGCATTTCCACCTTCAAAGATACAGCCTCAATAA